A DNA window from Centroberyx gerrardi isolate f3 chromosome 5, fCenGer3.hap1.cur.20231027, whole genome shotgun sequence contains the following coding sequences:
- the cdab gene encoding cytidine deaminase b produces MEEVKLRRQGVQSKDHGLRMLPQEKVKDLIHLSLRAKEHAYCPYSKFRVGAALLAHDDRVFTGCNVENACYNLGVCAERNAISKAVSEGYRSFKAIAIASDLNDQFISPCGGCRQFMREFGSSWEAYLSKPDGSYVKMDVSELLPVSFGPEDLSMKKVFNIPNEY; encoded by the exons ATGGAGGAAGTCAAGTTGAGAAGGCAGGGGGTGCAGAGTAAGGACCACGGTTTGAGGATGTTGCCCCAGGAAAAAGTCAAAGACTTGATCCACCTGTCCCTGCGGGCAAAGGAGCATGCCTACTGCCCCTATAGCAAATTCAGGGTAGGAGCTGCTCTCCTGGCCCACGACGACCGCGTGTTCACAG GCTGCAATGTGGAGAACGCATGTTACAacctgggtgtgtgtgctgaaaGGAATGCTATCTCCAAGGCAGTGTCCGAAGGCTACAGGAGTTTCAAGGCCATCGCAATCGCCAG TGACTTGAATGACCAGTTCATCTCCCCGTGTGGCGGCTGCAGGCAGTTCATGAGAGAG TTTGGGTCAAGCTGGGAGGCGTATCTATCAAAGCCTGATGGCTCCTATGTAAAGATGGATGTGAGTGAGCTGCTGCCCGTCTCCTTCGGCCCAGAGGACCTGTCCATGAAAAAAGTGTTCAACATTCCCAATGAGTACTGA
- the LOC139907929 gene encoding trypsin codes for MTMAPSCHLSLLLLAVNIAGVYGIRIIGGQEVQPYSIKYQASLQYNKQHFCGGTLIHPQWVVSAAHCWRPRHLMKVVLSEHSFDVVEGFEQVFDVSKVVTYYMYYYRTFDNDIALIKLDRPATLSNMVQLASLPDPTTPPLTGNTRCTVSGWGVTQIYNRYLSPVLRAVDVDIIPNCQYYYYFRITNNMVCAGSRFGGKDSCQGDSGGPLICNGIFEGIVSWGISCANPYFPGVYTKVRNYLRWINWVIQNNS; via the exons ATGACCATGGCTCCATCCTGTCATCTGTCACTGCTCCTGCTCGCTGTCAACATCGCAG GTGTGTATGGGATTAGAATCATCGGGGGTCAAGAGGTCCAGCCCTACTCCATCAAGTACCAAGCCTCCCTCCAGTACAACAAGCAGCACTTCTGCGGGGGCACCCTCATCCACCCACAGTGGGTGGTGTCTGCCGCCCACTGCTGGAGACC GAGACACTTGATGAAAGTGGTGCTGAGTGAGCACAGCTTCGATGTTGTGGAGGGCTTTGAGCAGGTGTTCGACGTGTCCAAAGTCGTCACCTACTACATGTACTACTACAGGACATTTGACAACGACATCGCGCTGATCAAG TTGGACCGGCCAGCGACCCTCAGTAACATGGTCCAGCTGGCCAGTTTGCCAGACCCGACCACGCCCCCGTTGACTGGCAATACCCGGTGTACCGTCAGCGGCTGGGGTGTGACCCAGATCTACAACCGCTACCTGTCCCCCGTTCTGAGGGCCGTGGATGTGGACATCATCCCCAACtgccagtactactactacttcaggATCACCAACAACATGGTCTGCGCCGGCTCTCGCTTTGGAGGCAAGGACTCCTGTCAG GGCGATTCAGGAGGGCCTCTTATCTGTAATGGTATATTTGAGGGTATCGTGTCCTGGGGCATCAGCTGTGCCAACCCTTACTTCCCTGGTGTCTACACCAAGGTCAGAAACTACCTCCGATGGATCAACTGGGTCATCCAGAACAACAGCTAG
- the LOC139907904 gene encoding trypsin has product MNLLLCLCGVLLELLAVDCQVLMQGRIVGGYTPAPNSIKYIVSLQSTKGQHFCGGSLVHKYWVLTAAHCNIGAEHMMIVAGEYTISTFEGTEQYSKPHSLVTHPLYNKSTNNADIMLIKLRAPMVLNKYVSLAPLPRQGTGMIEGRVCRVSGWGYTSLGGGQAPFTLRTVKVPIVSTARCNSSESFNGNITANMICAGYSTGGKDACKGDSGGPLVCEGRVYGVVSWGNGCGDAKFPGVYTAVSKFRRWIDRTIYSAYLRCVQP; this is encoded by the exons ATGAACCTGCTGCTGTGTCTCTGCGGTGTGCTGCTGGAGCTCCTGGCTGTCGACT GCCAGGTGCTCATGCAGGGGCGCATAGTGGGTGGCTACACCCCTGCACCCAACTCCATCAAATATATTGTGTCACTGCAGAGCACCAAGGGCCAACACTTCTGCGGCGGATCATTGGTGCACAAGTACTGGGTGCTGACCGCAGCACACTGTAACATCGG GGCCGAGCACATGATGATAGTGGCGGGCGAGTACACCATAAGTACCTTTGAGGGCACTGAGCAGTACTCAAAACCCCACAGCCTGGTTACCCATCCCCTGTACAACAAGAGCACCAACAATGCCGACATCATGCTCATCAAG TTGCGGGCCCCCATGGTGCTGAACAAATATGTGTCGCTGGCCCCCCTCCCCAGGCAGGGCACCGGAATGATAGAGGGCCGGGTGTGTCGGGTGTCTGGGTGGGGCTACACCAGTCTGGGTGGAGGCCAGGCCCCCTTCACCCTGAGGACGGTCAAAGTGCCCATTGTCTCCACTGCAAGGTGTAACAGCAGCGAGTCTTTCAAcggaaacatcacagcaaacatGATCTGCGCTGGCTACAGCACTGGTGGAAAGGATGCCTGCAAG GGAGATTCTGGCGGGCCGCTGGTGTGTGAGGGGCGTGTCTACGGTGTGGTATCCTGGGGCAACGGCTGCGGTGATGCCAAGTTTCCGGGAGTCTACACGGCGGTGTCCAAGTTCCGCCGGTGGATAGACCGAACCATCTATAGCGCATACTTACGCTGTGTGCAACCCTAG
- the LOC139907955 gene encoding calcium/calmodulin-dependent protein kinase II inhibitor 2, with amino-acid sequence MSEVLPFNEEKMSHYGNEGDEGHLSFTCRLQDTNNFFNGSQNKRPPKLGQIGRSKRVVIEDENGDDEALKNGTEKTPAEA; translated from the exons ATGTCGGAAGTGCTGCCTTTCAACGAAGAAAAAATGAGTCATTATGGAAATGAGGGCGACGAGGGACACCTTTCCTTCACCTGTCGTCTTCAAGACACCAACAACTTCTTCAATGGCTCGCAGAACAAACGCCCGCCGAAACTCGGACAAATAGGCAGGAGCAAACGGG TTGTGATCGAGGATGAGAATGGCGACGACGAAGCGCTGAAAAATGGAACAGAGAAGACCCCCGCGGAGGCTTAG
- the LOC139907914 gene encoding ATP-dependent RNA helicase DDX19A, with amino-acid sequence MATDSWALAVDEQEAAAESIGSLQIKDKPEENGTTANATDASSAPAKTEGEGDNKTSEEDDKEDKAAQSLLNKLIRSNLVNTTNQVEVLQKDPNSPLYSVKSFEELRLKPQLLQGVYGMGFNRPSKIQETALPMMLAEPPQNLIAQSQSGTGKTAAFVLAMLSHVDPNNRYPQCLCVSPTYELALQTGKVIEQMGKHYPEVGLVYAIRGNKLQRGMKLQEQIVIGTPGTMLDWCSKFKFIDPKKIKVFVLDEADVMIATQGHQDQSIRIQRMLPKVCQMLLFSATFEESVWNFAQRIVPDPNIIKLKREEETLDTIKQYYVLCNSKEEKFHALCNIYGAITIAQAMIFCHTRKTAGWLAGELSREGHQVALLSGEMQVEQRAAVIERFRDGKEKVLVTTNVCARGIDVEQVSVVINFDLPVDKDGNPDNETYLHRIGRTGRFGKRGLAVNMVDSKFSMNILNRIQEHFNKKIEKLDTDDLDEIEKISS; translated from the exons ATGGCTACGGACTCCTGGGCCCTGGCAGTGGACGAGCAGGAAGCCGCGGCCGAATCG ATTGGTAGCctgcaaataaaagacaaaccAGAGGAAAATG GCACCACCGCAAACGCAACAGACGCAAGCAGTGCACCTGCAAAGAcggaaggagaaggagacaaCAAGACTTCAGAAGAGGATGACAAAg AGGACAAAGCGGCCCAGTCACTGTTAAACAAGTTGATCCGCAGTAATCTTGTCAACACCACCAATCAAGTGGAAGTTCTTCAGAAGGATCCGAACTCTCCACTCTACTCTGTCAAGTCCTTTGAGGAGTTGCGACT CAAACCTCAGCTGCTTCAGGGCGTGTACGGCATGGGTTTCAACCGACCCTCCAAAATCCAAGAGACTGCCTTACCTATGATGCTGGCAGAACC TCCACAGAATCTGATTGCCCAGTCGCAATCAGGAACAGGGAAAACGGCTGCCTTTGTCCTGGCCATGCTCAGCCATGTAGACCCCAACAACAGATATCCCCAG tgcctgtgtgtgtcgcCCACCTATGAGCTGGCACTTCAGACTGGCAAGGTGATTGAGCAGATGGGCAAACACTACCCAGAGGTCGGACTGGTCTACGCCATCAGAGGCAACAAGC TGCAGCGGGGCATGAAGCTGCAGGAGCAGATAGTCATTGGCACACCCGGCACCATGCTGGACTGGTGctccaagttcaagttcataGACCCCAAGAAGATCAAGGTGTTTGTGCTGGATGAGGCTGACGTCATGATCGCCACACAGGGCCACCAGGACCAGAGTATCCGCATCCAGAG GATGCTGCCTAAAGTCTGCCAGATGCTGCTGTTCTCAGCCACCTTTGAAGAGTCTGTGTGGAACTTTGCCCAGCGCATCGTGCCTGACCCCAACATCATCAAGTTGAAGCGAGAGGAGGAGACGTTGGATACTATCAAACAGTACTATGTGTTGTGCAACAGCAAGGAGGAAAAGTTCCACGCCCTCTGCAACATCTACGGAGCTATCACCATCGCTCAGGCCATGATCTTCTGCCAT ACGAGGAAGACGGCAGGCTGGCTGGCAGGGGAGCTGTCCAGAGAGGGCCACCAGGTGGCGCTGCTCAGTGGAGAGATGCAGGTGGAGCAGAGGGCCGCTGTCATTGAACGCTTCAGGGATGGCAAGGAGAAGGTCCTGGTCACCACAAATGTTTGTGCGCGAG GTATCGATGTTGAGCAGGTTTCCGTGGTGATCAACTTTGACCTGCCAGTAGACAAGGATGGAAACCCAGACAACGAGACGTACCTGCACAGGATCGGCCGCACAGGTCGATTTGGCAAAAGGGGACTGGCCGTCAACATGGTGGACAGCAAGTTCAGCATGAACATCCTCAACAGGATCCAGGAGCATTTCA